The genomic window CGAATAATAGGAACTTAATTTGAATGGTCTCACCACAGAGGACACGGAGGCACAGAGAAATATAGTAATCCCGCTCCTCTGTGCCTCAGTGCCCTCTGTGGTAAAAAACGATTCAGTTTAATTTGGTATTAGTGGCAACGAATGTATGGAACACGAAGTGAGAGTACCAGCTTCAGACCATTTCTGTTGAAATGGTTCCCGGGTGCAGAGCCTAGCCGATCCTGCAAATGAGGGGGGGGCGCTTTCCCGTTCCTGCTGGAAGCCGCGCTGGCTAGCGTTGCCAGCTTCGGACATAGTCGACTTCCATGTGGGTGGGGAAGCCTTCGGGGGTTGAGGCCTCGGGCACCGGCTCGCGGCCATCAACGCCGGCCCAGGCGATGAGCGGCGGGCGCAGCTCCATGGTGAGCGTAAGCGTCATGGGCAGGTGCCAGTTGTGGTTGGGCGATTCCGCAACCTTGATGCCGTCGATATACCAAGTGATCTTTTCCGGCGTGTTTTCGCAGGCGTAGATGTGGAAGTCGTCGCGCGGGTCCCATGGGGCCGTGTGGACATTGCGGCACACTTCCGGCCAATGCTGCGGGCGCCGCCAGGTTTCAACGCCATCGATCATTTCGCGGGTGTGCAGGTTGCAATCCATGTGGCTTGGGCCGGTTTTCTCTTTCTTCACCGGATCATATCCCCCCTGAAGCATTTCAATGATGTCGATTTCGCTGTAGGTGATGTGCGGATGATCGGGGCTGATCTCCTTGCCGTTGCTATAGAGCCAGAAGGCGGGGCAGAGGCCCGGAAAGCGGGAACAGCCTTTGATGCTCGCCTCGAAATATCCGTAGGTGGTTTTTTCGTGGGACTGTGCAATGCCGCAGGTGTAGAAAAATTCGCGTCCTTTGCGGTCTTGGTGCGGTTCATATTTGGCTTGCACAAAAAGGCGGCCGCTTTTCTGCCAGACATTCTCCGGTCGCCACGCGCGCTCGCCCCAGGGCCGCACCTTCCGGTTCCATTTTTCCTCGTTCAGTTTTTTGCCGTTGAACTCGTCGGAAAACGTGTCGGTGTGCGCCTACCCCCAATCTTAAACCACGGATCGGTGAACTTAAGGTGGAACCTGCGGTTCCCTGTTCCGTGTTCTGGCGGCCAACGAGCCGCCCTTCCATGATGCCGTCGCGGAGCGGAGCCCGTCCCCGAAGGGGCGGCCCGGAGGGCCGAGGGCGGAGCGCAGCGACGGCATCACTTGCGATCATGTTCTGACTGCTCCTTCCATGAATACCTCGGCGGGGGTGCGTTTGTCCAGAGCGCTGTGCTTCCTCTCGTGGTTGTAATATTTAAAATAGCTGTCAAGGCCCCGATGCAACGCATGCCCGTCGGCATAGCATGCGGGATAGATTTTCTCATACTTCACCGACCACCACAGTCGTTCGATGAATACGTTGTCCAACGCCCGGCCTCGCCCGTCCATGCTGATGGTGATGTTCTCGTTTAACAGGACACCGGTGAAGGCGTTCGAGGTGAACTGGCTTCCTTGGTCGGTGTTGAATATCTCCGGATTCCCCTGCGTCAGCGCACGCTCCAGCGCATCAACGCAGAACGTGCTCTCCATGGTGCTTGAGAGCTCCCAGGCGAGCACATAGCGGCTGTACCAGTCGATTACGGCGGTCAGGTACATGTATCCATGCCGCATCGGGATGTAGGTGATGTCCGTACTCCAAACCTGGTTCACCCGTTCGATGTCCACATTGCGCAGCAAATAAGGGTAGATCTTGTGCCTCGGGGCGGGCTTGCTCGTGTGCGGACCGGGCGTGATGGCCTGAATCCCCATCAGCTGCATGAGGCGGGCGACCCGCTTGTGATTGACATCATAGTCTTGATCACGCAACCAGTCCGTCATGCGTGGATAGCCGAACTCCGGATGCCGGAGATACTGCTCGTCGATCAAACGCATCAGAAGCAGGTTCTCCGGCGTTTCCGGGGCGGGGTCGTAGTAGAAGCCCGATCTGGGGACGCCTGCGAGCCTACACTGCCGCCGAACCGAATAATCGGTGCCGGGCTCCACCCAGCTGCGGCGCGTTGAAAGCGGCAGGCTCATAGCTTTTTTTCGAGCCACTTCACGTCCATCTTCAGACGCCCGATCTCTTCGTAAAGTGGAGCCGTAAGCTCTTCTTCCGTTTGAGCCTGCTTCTTTTTCCCCGATGCAAAAAGATCCGGCGCATTCGAAAGCAACTGCTTCTTCCAATCCGAAATCTGGTTCGGATGGACCTGATATTCCGATGCCAGCTCCGCCAATGTCTTCACGCCCTTGATGGCCTCAATCGCCACCTTGGCCTTGAACTTGTCCGTGAATGTTCTTCGTTTTCTTCCCATTTCCATGCGTCCTTTTGTACCATGTTGAGGACGCAGGTTCCACTTAAGCCGGTGGTCCGAAAATCGGGGTTAAGCGCAGTGATCTTCCAGTGGGAGGCCGCGGGGGCGGGATCGACAAATAGCGGGCCGCCTTTGCTGGCGGCCTTGGCGGCGTCCACCACCACCTTTAGTTCTTCGGCGGTTAGCGCGTCCATATGGGCGGTTGCCCATTGGTCGAGCAGCCCGTTGGACGCTTCGCTGAGTTTGGTGCGTTCAATGCGCGCCGGTTTTTTGAATCCGCGCTGCAGGTAGGCCCAGTGCTCACCGACATAGAGGATTTTGGCCTCGATGCTTCTGCTTTTCAGATCCACCAAGGTCTGGAAGTCGGTCTTGCCTTTCAGTTCCAGCGCGCTTGCCCATGGGCCAACCAGCAGTGCGGCAACGATGAAAATCGATCTCATGTATTTCCCGTATTTGTTTAGAGCGACCCAATCTAGCACAAAGGGCAAGCCCGGCAACCTGACCATAAGTCTCATGCCTCCGCTGTCCCATGCCTCCGGCGAACCTGACCAAAAGTCCTATTGTGGAACGGGGACGGGAATGGTAGCTCTTTGGGCTTGCCGGAACGGAATCCGGCATCCTTCACGAATTAGAATATGGCCCGGGGGGCAACAGAATGAAGAATCCATTTGCAGTTTTTATGTTGGCCACCTTCATGGCGGCATCGGTGTGGGGGGCGGGGCGCCCCAACATCGTCATCATCATGTCGGACGATTCCGGCTACACCGATCTGGGGTGCTACGGCAGCGAGATCGATACGCCGAACCTCGATCAGCTGGCGGCAAAGGGGCTGCGCCTGGGCAACTTCTACACCAATGGACGCTGCAGCCCGACGCGCGCATCGCTACTGAGCGGCCTCGACTGCGCCAAGGTTGGTTTCGGCGGTGGCGTCGTCGGCGACTGGGTGCGCGAAATGCCATACCCGGCGCACCGCGCCCGGATGCCGTATGATATCCCGCTCTTGCCCGAGCTGATGAAAGCGGCGGGGTATCGTACGCTGATGTCCGGAAAATGGCACATGGGCGGCAGCACCATGAAGTTCCATAAGAGCCAGCAAAAGCAGTGGAAACACTACCACCAGGGCTGGGAATTGACCGAGGAGGAGATGGAACAGGATTTTCTAGGCCTTCCGCTGCAACGCGGTTTCGATGAATATTTCGGCCTGTACGGCGCGCAGGACAGCCTCTTCTTCGTGCCGGGGCAGTATCATCCCATGATGGAGGGCAACGAGCCGGCCAAGCTGAAGTATGACCGTGAATATACGATGCATTGCTTCTCGAAGCGGAAGGACTTGAACTACAATGTGAACCACGGGAAAACCGGCAAGGCCTTTTATGCAACGGATGGCGTGACCGACCGGGCCATCGAAATGATCCGGGACGCGGCTGGCCAGGAGCAGCCCTTCATGTTGTATGTGGCCTACCGCGCACCGCACAAGCCCCTTCAGGCACCGGACGGGCTGGTGCGGAAATATCTGGAAAAATACGAGGATCTGGATGCGATTGGCACGGATCGCGTTGCCGGTTTGAAAAAGGAAAAGCTCTATCCCGAAGCGGCCGAATACCGCAAGGCCTGGATTCCGCCGGCGCGCGAGGAGATGCGGCTTCAACTGGCCATCCACTCGGCCATGATTGAGAAGATCGATGAAAATGTCGGGCGGTTGGTCGACACGCTGGACGCATCGGGCGAGCTCGACAACACCCTGGTGCTCTACTTTTCCGACAACGGGGCGGCGGCGCATCTCCAAGGGATCATGAATGCACCCTATCACGGCGTGAAGGCGCTGATGTGGGAAGGGGGCACCAAGACCCATTTCATCGCTTCCTGGCCGGGCAAAATCAAACCGGGCACGATTTCGCACGAGCAGGCTTGGGTGGGCGATATCCTGCCGACCTGCCTGGAGCTGGCAGGTGCGGACTATCCGGACACGTTCCGCGGCAAAAAAACCGAAGCCCTTGCCGGGCGCAGCATGCTGCCGATTCTCCAGGGCACATCGCGAGATCCGGCGGAGGCGCTTTTCTTCAACGACAAGGGGCAGCAAGCCATCATCTTCCAAGGGCGTTGGAAATTGCTGATCGAACCCGGCTGGTATCTGCAGACCCGCGACAAGCCCGGCATTGCCTATGAACTCTACGACCTCGAAACGGATCCCGCCGAGACCCGGAACCTTGCGAACGAAAAGCCGGAAATGGTGCAGAACCTCTCCAAGAAATGCGAGGCTTGGATCAAGGAGTGCGGCATCGTCGATTATGCCAAGCTCATCGAACTTCGCCCCAACGATCCGTACTAACCGGGCCCCGTGGGCGCCTTCATTCGTATAGGTCATTTGGTCAGTATCCACGGACTGCGCCATGGTTTAGGTTTTTCCGTGCTAAATGGACGAGGTGTGCCGAACAGGCGCTAAAGCAGATAAACGACGGGTGATAAGGTGAATTGCGAAGCAATGGATTTTTCGAAGGAGTGGAAGTTTTTCCTGGGTGAACAGGAAAACGGGCAGGCGGTGGAATTCAACGATGCGGATTGGGACACCATCGACGTGCCGCACGACTGGAGCGTGGAAGCCTCGTTCAGCGAAGAGCTGGAAGGGGCAACCGGATATCTCCCCGGCGGCATCGGCTGGTACCGCAAAACCTTCGAGGCGCCGCACCATCCGGTCGCCTATCTCCATTTCGACGGGGTCTACAACCAGGCCACGGTCTACCTGAACGGCGAAAAGCTGGGCGATCACCCGTATGGGTATTCCCCGTTTTATTTTGAGGTTTCGGATAAACTCAAGCACGGCCGGAATGTGCTGGCTGTGCGGGTGGATCATTCGCGCTACTGCGACAGCCGCTGGTACACGGGATCGGGCATCTATCGCTCCGTCGAACTCCTCGGCGCGGCAAAAACGCACATTCCGGTTTGGGGCACGTTCGTCACCACGCCGAAGGTTTCCACTGAAATGGCCACGGTGCAGGTGCAGGTCGAGGTGCGCAACCCCGATGGCGCCACGGTCGCAACGTCGATCTTCGATCCCGCCGGAAACCACGTGGCGGAGCATTCGATGCCGGCCAGCAAAGCCATCATCCAGTCGATGGAAGTCGCCAATCCGATGCTTTGGGATGTCGATGGGCCCAACCTTTACACGGCGGTCACAACCGTTTCCGTCGATGGCGGCGCGGTGGACGAATACACGACCCGGTTCGGCATCCGCACCATTCGTTTCGACGCCGCCGAAGGTTTTTTCCTCAACGGTAAAAACAGGAAGATCAAGGGCGTTTGCCTGCACCACGATGGCGGGTGCGTCGGCGCGGCCGTGCCGAAGGATGTCTGGCGCCGACGCTTCGCTGCGCTCAAGGCCGGCGGCTGCAACGCCATCCGCATTGCGCACAATCCCGGTTCATCCGAGTTTCTTGATCTTTGCGACGAGATGGGCTTGCTGGTGCAGGACGAATTCTTTGACGAATGGGATAATCCGAAGGACAAGCGCAAGAACATGAACGAGCAGCACGACGACTATATCTCGCGCGGCTCGGCGGAATATTTCCAGGAGTGGGCGGAGCGCGACCTGAAGGACACCATGCGGTCGCACCGCAACCATCCCTGCATTTTCCAATGGAGCATCGGCAACGAGATCGAATGGACCTATCCGCGCAACGCCGAGGCCACCGGGTTTTTCGATGCCGACTGGAGCGGCAACTATTTCTGGGAACAGCCGCCGCACTCCATCGACGAAATCAAACGTCTGCTCAAGGAGCTGCCCCGGGGCGAATACGACATCGGAGAAACCGCGCAGAAGCTCGCCAAGTGGACGAAGGCACTCGACACCTCGCGTCCGGTCATCGCCAACTGCATCCTACCGTCGTCGAGCTATGAATCCGGCTATGCCGACGCACTCGACATCATCGGTTTCAGCTATCGCCGCGTAATCTACGACTATGGCCACCGGCACTATCCCAAGCTTCCGGTCATGGGCACCGAGAATCTCGCCCAGTGGCACGAGTGGAAGGCCATCGAGGAGCGCCCGTTCGTTTCCGGCACCTTCCTTTGGACGGGCATCGACTATATGGGCGAATCGAACGGACAGTGGCCGATCACCACGACCCGTTCCGGGCTGCTCGACCGCGCGGGTTTCGAGAAGGGGTCCTTCCACATGATGAAGACGCTGTGGAGCGAAGAGCCGCATGTCCATCTCACCACGCAGACGCTTGAAAAGTCGCCCTACCACACGAACAACGGCGACCTCGGCGAAACGGATCCGAAGGCGTGGGAGCGGAAGCTGTGGGTCTGGCACGACGTCAATACGCACTGGAATTACAACGACGGAGAAATGGTCGCGGTGGAGGTCTATTCCAACTGCGCTTCGGTCGAGCTGTTCCTCAACGGCGAGTCGCTCGGTGTGAAGCACCTGAAGGATTTCGACGACCGCATCTACAAATGGGCGGTGCCGTTCAAGGCCGGCAAGCTGGAAGCGAAAGCGGTCAATGTGTCGGATAAATTGATAACTGCAGGCATCCCGGTTTCCATCCAACTGGTTGCTGATGGTTGCCATGTAATTGCGCAACTGGTGGATGCCGAAGGAACGCCGGTAAAAACCGACGAGCGGGAAATCAGTTTTGATGCCACCGGCGGTCGCATCCTCGGCGTGGACAACGGTGCGCCTGACAGTACGCAGGATTACCAATCCAACAAGGTCGCCACCTCCCAAGGCCGCTGCCTGGTGGTGGTTGAAGGCACCTGCAACGTGTCGGCGTCGGCCAAAGGCCTCGCCGGCGCGCACATTGCCGTGGAGGCCGTGTAGGTGAGGCAACTCTTCCAGAGGGCGCGACAAAGCGCGTACCGCAGGCGTCTCGCCTGCTCCGCGTTCGGTCTGCTGGCGCTCGGTGCCTGTGCCCAGCCGCTCGAACTGGTATCGCTGAAGGAAGGGGCATTGCATGCGGACATCGACTATTTGGACTCGGCGATCTCCAACAACGTTGGCGATACGATCGAGGTCCATGCCATCGGCAAGGACGCATGGCCGAACGTCACCTTCAATGCGATCGGCAAGCCGTGGAACCTCAAGGGCTATGCCACGGTCAAGGCCGACTTCACCAACCTGGGCAGTGCGCCGCTGCAGGTCGGCATCCGGCTCGACAGCGCCAAGGCGGCGGAAACCGAAACGCCGCAGCACGCGCAGGGCTTCGAGCTGCTCGATCCCGCCGAGACGCGCACCATTAGTGTTCGGCTGGTTTCCGATGGATGGGTGTTCACCAATGCCGTCGAGCTGGTCGGCATGCGCCGCGCGCCGGGCGCGGAGCTGGTGGATGTTGCAAACATCGGCCGCATCCAGGTGTTTGCCGGGCACGTGAAGCAACCGTGCCTGTTTGCGGTTTCGAACCTCCGCGCCGAAGGTTCGGTTGGGCAACGTTCCGCCGAAGGCTTCCTGCCGTTCATCGATACCTATGGCCAAACCAAGCACCGCGAGTGGGAAGGCAAGATCCGCGCCCATGCCGACTTCGCCGTGCTGCGCACAGCCGAGGAGCAGGATCTTGCGCAGCATCCCGGGCGCAGCGATCTCGGCACATACCGCGGCTGGACGGGCGGCGAAAAGCGCGAGGCCACGGGCTGGTTCCGCGTCGAGAAGGTGGACGGCCAGTGGTGGCTGGTCGATCCCGAGGGCTATCTGTTTTGGTCGCACGGCGCAACGTGCATCGATCCCAACTTCGGCTACACGGGCATCCAAGGTCGGGAAGACTATTTCGAGGGTCTGCCTGCGGACGACAAACCGCTGGGGCAGTTCTATTCGCAGAGTTCCTGGGCACCGCACGGGTTTTATGCCGACAAGGTGCCATTCAAAATTTTCCAGTTCTATAAAGCCAACCTGTTTCGAAAATACGGCGAAAACTGGAAGGCCGATTTTTCCGACTCCGTTCACAAGCGCATCAAAAGCTGGGACATGAACACGATTGCCAACTGGGCGGACCGCGAGGTCTACCGCGGGCAACGCACGCCCTACGTCGCCAACTTTTTCATCCGCGGCAACCGCCAGCTCGAAGGGTCGCACGGCTACTGGGGCAAGTTCCACGATGTGTTCGATCCCTCCTTCCGCGCGAGCATCCAACGGACCCTCAAGCAGCGCAAGCGGGAGGCGAAGGATCCGTGGTGCATCGGCTTCTTCGTCGACAACGAACTGTCGTGGGGCTACGACGGCATGTCGCTCGCGATCGATACGCTCGCAAGTCCCGCCGACCAACCCGCCAAGATTGAATTCATCGGCGACCTCCAGGCCAAGTATGGCGACATTGCCACGCTCAACCTGGCCTGGGGCACGCGGCACGCTTCGTGGGAGGCCTTGCTGGCATCGCGCGAGCCGCCCGAGGCGGTCCGCGCCGGGGAAGACCTGCGGGTCTTCTACCGCAAGACCTGCAACACCTATTTCGGCACCATCCGCGACGAGCTGGAAAGCGCCGCGCCGAACCACCTCTATCTCGGCTGCCGCTTCGCGTGGGTTAACGACGCCGTGGCGGTCGCCGCGTCCGAATATTGCGATGTGGTCAGCTACAACAAATACAACCATTCCGTGCGCGGCCTGCGCCTGCCGCACCAGATCGACAAGCCGCTGATGATCGGGGAATACCATTTCGGCGCAACCGACCGCGGCCATTTCCACCCCGGCCTGCGCGAAGGGGCCGACCAGTTGGAGCGCGCGGAAAAATTCAAGGCCTATTTCACGAGCGCGCTCGATAATCCGCAGATGGTCGGCGTCCACTGGTTCCAGTGGGTGGACGAACACGCCGCCGGTCGCGCCGACGAGGAAAACTACAACGTCGGGCTCGTGGATATTTGCGATACGCCGTATCCGGAAATGGTTAGCGCCATGCGCGAGGTGGGGGCAACGATGTATGAATCCCGAACCGGGAAAGGGAACTAGCCATGTCTAAAAAAACACAAGCGATTGAACTGAGCGAAAAGACGAAGGCGGAGGACAAGGTTCCGCTGTT from Pontiella desulfatans includes these protein-coding regions:
- a CDS encoding beta-agarase; this translates as MRQLFQRARQSAYRRRLACSAFGLLALGACAQPLELVSLKEGALHADIDYLDSAISNNVGDTIEVHAIGKDAWPNVTFNAIGKPWNLKGYATVKADFTNLGSAPLQVGIRLDSAKAAETETPQHAQGFELLDPAETRTISVRLVSDGWVFTNAVELVGMRRAPGAELVDVANIGRIQVFAGHVKQPCLFAVSNLRAEGSVGQRSAEGFLPFIDTYGQTKHREWEGKIRAHADFAVLRTAEEQDLAQHPGRSDLGTYRGWTGGEKREATGWFRVEKVDGQWWLVDPEGYLFWSHGATCIDPNFGYTGIQGREDYFEGLPADDKPLGQFYSQSSWAPHGFYADKVPFKIFQFYKANLFRKYGENWKADFSDSVHKRIKSWDMNTIANWADREVYRGQRTPYVANFFIRGNRQLEGSHGYWGKFHDVFDPSFRASIQRTLKQRKREAKDPWCIGFFVDNELSWGYDGMSLAIDTLASPADQPAKIEFIGDLQAKYGDIATLNLAWGTRHASWEALLASREPPEAVRAGEDLRVFYRKTCNTYFGTIRDELESAAPNHLYLGCRFAWVNDAVAVAASEYCDVVSYNKYNHSVRGLRLPHQIDKPLMIGEYHFGATDRGHFHPGLREGADQLERAEKFKAYFTSALDNPQMVGVHWFQWVDEHAAGRADEENYNVGLVDICDTPYPEMVSAMREVGATMYESRTGKGN
- a CDS encoding glycoside hydrolase family 2 TIM barrel-domain containing protein, whose translation is MNCEAMDFSKEWKFFLGEQENGQAVEFNDADWDTIDVPHDWSVEASFSEELEGATGYLPGGIGWYRKTFEAPHHPVAYLHFDGVYNQATVYLNGEKLGDHPYGYSPFYFEVSDKLKHGRNVLAVRVDHSRYCDSRWYTGSGIYRSVELLGAAKTHIPVWGTFVTTPKVSTEMATVQVQVEVRNPDGATVATSIFDPAGNHVAEHSMPASKAIIQSMEVANPMLWDVDGPNLYTAVTTVSVDGGAVDEYTTRFGIRTIRFDAAEGFFLNGKNRKIKGVCLHHDGGCVGAAVPKDVWRRRFAALKAGGCNAIRIAHNPGSSEFLDLCDEMGLLVQDEFFDEWDNPKDKRKNMNEQHDDYISRGSAEYFQEWAERDLKDTMRSHRNHPCIFQWSIGNEIEWTYPRNAEATGFFDADWSGNYFWEQPPHSIDEIKRLLKELPRGEYDIGETAQKLAKWTKALDTSRPVIANCILPSSSYESGYADALDIIGFSYRRVIYDYGHRHYPKLPVMGTENLAQWHEWKAIEERPFVSGTFLWTGIDYMGESNGQWPITTTRSGLLDRAGFEKGSFHMMKTLWSEEPHVHLTTQTLEKSPYHTNNGDLGETDPKAWERKLWVWHDVNTHWNYNDGEMVAVEVYSNCASVELFLNGESLGVKHLKDFDDRIYKWAVPFKAGKLEAKAVNVSDKLITAGIPVSIQLVADGCHVIAQLVDAEGTPVKTDEREISFDATGGRILGVDNGAPDSTQDYQSNKVATSQGRCLVVVEGTCNVSASAKGLAGAHIAVEAV
- a CDS encoding sulfatase-like hydrolase/transferase — translated: MKNPFAVFMLATFMAASVWGAGRPNIVIIMSDDSGYTDLGCYGSEIDTPNLDQLAAKGLRLGNFYTNGRCSPTRASLLSGLDCAKVGFGGGVVGDWVREMPYPAHRARMPYDIPLLPELMKAAGYRTLMSGKWHMGGSTMKFHKSQQKQWKHYHQGWELTEEEMEQDFLGLPLQRGFDEYFGLYGAQDSLFFVPGQYHPMMEGNEPAKLKYDREYTMHCFSKRKDLNYNVNHGKTGKAFYATDGVTDRAIEMIRDAAGQEQPFMLYVAYRAPHKPLQAPDGLVRKYLEKYEDLDAIGTDRVAGLKKEKLYPEAAEYRKAWIPPAREEMRLQLAIHSAMIEKIDENVGRLVDTLDASGELDNTLVLYFSDNGAAAHLQGIMNAPYHGVKALMWEGGTKTHFIASWPGKIKPGTISHEQAWVGDILPTCLELAGADYPDTFRGKKTEALAGRSMLPILQGTSRDPAEALFFNDKGQQAIIFQGRWKLLIEPGWYLQTRDKPGIAYELYDLETDPAETRNLANEKPEMVQNLSKKCEAWIKECGIVDYAKLIELRPNDPY
- a CDS encoding IS3 family transposase (programmed frameshift), which codes for MGRKRRTFTDKFKAKVAIEAIKGVKTLAELASEYQVHPNQISDWKKQLLSNAPDLFASGKKKQAQTEEELTAPLYEEIGRLKMDVKWLKKAMSLPLSTRRSWVEPGTDYSVRRQCRLAGVPRSGFYYDPAPETPENLLLMRLIDEQYLRHPEFGYPRMTDWLRDQDYDVNHKRVARLMQLMGIQAITPGPHTSKPAPRHKIYPYLLRNVDIERVNQVWSTDITYIPMRHGYMYLTAVIDWYSRYVLAWELSSTMESTFCVDALERALTQGNPEIFNTDQGSQFTSNAFTGVLLNENITISMDGRGRALDNVFIERLWWSVKYEKIYPACYADGHALHRGLDSYFKYYNHERKHSALDKRTPAEVFMEGAVRT